In Liquorilactobacillus nagelii DSM 13675, the following proteins share a genomic window:
- a CDS encoding DEAD/DEAH box helicase: MTESFAQYNFQPFIQTALKKIGFKQPTPVQQRLIPLISKGKNVVGQAETGSGKTHAFLLPIVNTIDPKVQGVQAVITTPSRELAYQIYEAAKQLLESQAKLIVHNYVGGTDKKRQIEKLGHLQPQLVIGTPGRVHDLIKEHALDLHRVHYFVVDEADMTLDMGFLKDVDAIASVMPEQLQIMVFSATIPPKLQPFLRKYLSTPEIVKISNKTVISPTIKNWLLSTKGKSRNELIYKLLTMGEPYLALVFANTKTRVDELTDFLRSQGLRVAKLHGDLTPRERKQTMRAIQNLDYQFVVATDLAARGIDIKGISLVINDEIPRELEFFVHRVGRTGRNGLDGTAITLYSPADDAQITELEKLGIAFQPKVFRDGELVDTYQRDRRIHRHKQQESLDPKLRGLVKKEQKKRKPGYRKKIRRAISQEEQRKRKLERRNRH, from the coding sequence ATGACTGAAAGTTTTGCACAATACAATTTCCAACCGTTTATTCAAACAGCTTTAAAAAAAATTGGTTTTAAACAACCGACACCAGTCCAGCAACGATTAATTCCTTTGATTAGTAAAGGGAAAAACGTTGTTGGACAAGCTGAAACGGGTAGTGGTAAAACACATGCCTTCCTATTACCAATTGTAAATACAATTGATCCTAAGGTTCAAGGTGTTCAAGCAGTAATCACAACACCTAGCCGTGAATTGGCCTACCAAATTTATGAAGCAGCTAAACAATTACTGGAATCACAAGCAAAATTAATAGTTCACAATTATGTTGGTGGAACTGATAAAAAAAGGCAAATTGAAAAATTGGGTCATTTACAGCCACAATTAGTGATCGGAACACCGGGGCGAGTTCATGATTTGATCAAGGAACACGCACTTGATTTACATCGGGTTCATTACTTTGTTGTTGATGAAGCTGACATGACGTTGGATATGGGCTTTCTAAAAGACGTTGATGCAATTGCTTCAGTAATGCCTGAACAATTGCAGATAATGGTCTTTTCGGCTACGATTCCACCTAAGCTACAGCCTTTTTTACGTAAATACCTGAGTACACCTGAAATCGTCAAAATTTCTAATAAAACCGTAATTAGTCCAACAATAAAAAATTGGTTACTTTCAACTAAAGGCAAAAGCCGTAACGAGTTAATTTATAAATTATTAACCATGGGTGAACCGTATTTAGCATTAGTTTTTGCCAATACTAAAACACGGGTTGATGAACTGACTGATTTTTTACGCAGTCAAGGACTGCGAGTCGCTAAATTACATGGTGACTTAACCCCAAGAGAGCGTAAGCAGACAATGCGAGCCATTCAAAATTTGGATTATCAATTCGTTGTTGCTACTGATCTTGCTGCTCGAGGAATTGACATTAAAGGAATTTCCTTAGTAATAAATGACGAAATTCCACGAGAACTTGAATTTTTCGTTCATCGAGTTGGCAGAACCGGTCGGAATGGATTAGATGGGACAGCAATTACGTTGTATTCTCCAGCAGATGATGCTCAAATTACTGAATTGGAAAAACTCGGAATTGCTTTTCAACCAAAAGTGTTTCGTGATGGGGAATTAGTAGATACTTATCAGCGTGATCGACGAATTCATCGCCACAAACAGCAAGAAAGTTTAGATCCCAAATTACGTGGGTTGGTCAAGAAAGAACAGAAAAAACGTAAACCAGGTTATCGGAAAAAAATCCGGCGGGCAATTTCGCAAGAGGAACAGCGAAAAAGAAAATTAGAGCGCAGGAATCGTCATTAA
- the alaS gene encoding alanine--tRNA ligase: MKELTSSQIRQMYLDFFKSKGHEVMPSASLIPHDDPTLLWINSGVATMKKFFDGSVVPKNPRITSSQKSIRTNDIENVGHTARHHTLFEMLGNFSVGDYFKKEAITWAWELLTSPDWFGMDPALLYVTVYPKDTDAKRIWHEEAGLPLDHIIEVEDNFWDIGQGPSGPDSEIFYDRGQEFNNLADDDPENYPGGENERYLEIWNIVFSEFNHKPDDTYEPLPHKNIDTGMGLERVVSVFQHAKTNFETDLFLPLIKATEDESGRYHYGDSKDTDVSFKVIADHIRAVTFAIGDGALPSNEGRGYVIRRLIRRAVMHGQQLGIDHAFLYQLVPVVGQIMQSYYPEVLEQADYIAKVVRMEEDRFNETLKDGLQLLNENIEKAKKAGVKQLTGKSVFKLYDTYGFPLELTKEIAADQGLTVDQDGFDSEMKQQKQRARLARSDAKSMGVQRSLLLDIKTPSKYVGYEKLTTSAVLKNIIADEKQIEEITTGNAELIFDQTPFYAEMGGQVADRGVIKDDQGTIVAEVTDVQHAPNGQNLHTVKVLATLKVDDSYQLEVDQIFHNKVRKNHTATHLLDQALRDVLGSHTHQAGSLVEPDYLRFDFTNLGSVTVNDLKKVEEVVNEKIWQALPVKTVVTDIEAAKKMGAIALFTEKYGKVVRVVKVGNYSTEFCGGNHVDNTSELGLFKITSESGVGAGVRRIEAVTSKAAFEYLDHHDQLLQQTVQQLKLTQLKELPHRLEQMNNEIRDLKQQVATLEGKLARQQTADIFQHPENVNGKTLVAAQVEVAGMQQLRALADQWKAKNSSDILVLATSPAENKVNLIVAVSPTGVKAGIKAGDLIKQIAPLVGGGGGGRPDLAQAGGKKPAGIQAALAAAKKWLTER; the protein is encoded by the coding sequence ATGAAGGAACTTACCAGTAGTCAAATTCGTCAAATGTATCTTGATTTCTTTAAGAGCAAAGGGCATGAGGTTATGCCAAGCGCTTCATTAATCCCACACGATGATCCAACTTTATTGTGGATTAACTCTGGTGTGGCAACAATGAAAAAATTTTTTGATGGTAGCGTGGTTCCAAAAAATCCACGAATCACTAGCTCGCAAAAAAGCATTCGGACTAATGATATTGAAAATGTTGGGCATACAGCGCGACATCATACGCTGTTTGAAATGTTGGGTAATTTCTCAGTTGGTGACTATTTTAAAAAAGAAGCAATTACTTGGGCTTGGGAATTATTAACTAGTCCAGATTGGTTTGGAATGGATCCAGCTTTGCTATATGTTACCGTTTATCCTAAAGATACTGATGCAAAAAGAATCTGGCACGAAGAAGCAGGTTTGCCATTAGATCATATTATTGAAGTTGAAGATAATTTCTGGGATATTGGTCAAGGACCAAGTGGACCAGATTCAGAAATTTTTTATGATCGTGGACAAGAATTTAACAATTTAGCTGATGATGATCCGGAAAATTATCCTGGTGGTGAAAATGAACGTTATTTGGAAATCTGGAATATTGTTTTTTCTGAATTCAATCATAAACCGGATGATACTTATGAACCGTTACCCCATAAAAATATTGATACTGGGATGGGACTAGAAAGGGTTGTTTCTGTTTTTCAACATGCCAAAACAAACTTTGAAACAGATTTGTTTTTGCCATTGATTAAAGCAACGGAAGACGAGAGTGGACGATATCATTATGGTGATTCAAAAGATACAGATGTTAGCTTTAAGGTGATTGCAGATCATATTCGAGCAGTTACTTTTGCGATTGGCGACGGGGCGCTGCCATCTAATGAAGGACGCGGTTATGTTATTCGTCGTTTGATTCGCCGGGCTGTTATGCACGGACAGCAACTTGGAATTGATCATGCTTTCTTATATCAATTAGTTCCAGTTGTCGGACAGATTATGCAATCTTATTATCCTGAGGTTTTAGAACAAGCAGATTACATTGCTAAGGTTGTCCGGATGGAAGAAGATCGGTTTAATGAAACCCTGAAAGATGGTTTACAGCTACTAAATGAAAACATTGAGAAAGCCAAAAAAGCTGGTGTGAAACAGTTAACCGGTAAATCAGTTTTTAAACTATATGACACATATGGTTTTCCGCTAGAACTAACCAAAGAAATTGCAGCTGATCAAGGTTTGACAGTTGATCAGGATGGCTTTGATTCAGAAATGAAACAGCAAAAGCAACGTGCTCGTTTAGCCCGCAGTGATGCCAAATCAATGGGGGTACAACGAAGCCTGTTATTGGATATTAAAACACCAAGTAAATATGTTGGTTATGAGAAGTTAACTACTTCGGCAGTTTTGAAAAATATTATTGCTGATGAAAAGCAAATTGAAGAAATAACAACTGGTAATGCAGAATTGATTTTTGATCAAACACCATTTTATGCTGAAATGGGTGGTCAGGTAGCTGATCGTGGTGTGATTAAGGACGATCAAGGAACGATTGTGGCCGAAGTGACAGATGTACAACATGCTCCAAATGGGCAAAATTTGCATACGGTTAAAGTTTTGGCGACATTAAAAGTTGATGATAGTTACCAATTAGAAGTTGATCAAATCTTCCACAACAAAGTTCGTAAAAATCATACGGCTACCCATTTGTTAGATCAAGCACTACGAGATGTCTTAGGTAGCCATACACATCAAGCTGGTTCGTTGGTTGAACCAGATTATCTGCGATTTGATTTTACAAATCTAGGTTCAGTTACGGTAAATGATCTTAAAAAAGTAGAAGAAGTTGTCAATGAAAAAATTTGGCAAGCACTTCCGGTTAAAACGGTTGTTACCGATATTGAAGCTGCCAAAAAAATGGGAGCCATTGCTCTCTTTACTGAAAAATACGGTAAAGTAGTTCGTGTAGTTAAAGTTGGCAACTATTCAACTGAATTTTGTGGCGGAAATCACGTCGACAATACCAGTGAATTGGGATTATTCAAAATTACTTCCGAGTCAGGTGTTGGAGCTGGTGTTCGTCGAATTGAGGCGGTAACTTCAAAAGCAGCTTTCGAATATTTGGACCACCATGATCAGCTTTTGCAGCAGACAGTTCAGCAATTAAAATTGACGCAGTTAAAAGAGTTACCTCATCGTTTGGAGCAAATGAACAATGAAATTCGTGATTTGAAACAACAAGTTGCGACACTTGAAGGCAAATTGGCTCGACAACAAACGGCCGATATTTTCCAACATCCAGAAAATGTTAATGGGAAAACTTTAGTGGCGGCTCAAGTTGAAGTTGCTGGAATGCAACAACTACGGGCGCTGGCGGATCAATGGAAAGCTAAGAATTCTTCAGACATTCTCGTACTGGCAACTAGTCCAGCAGAAAATAAGGTTAATTTAATTGTTGCAGTGTCACCGACCGGCGTTAAAGCTGGTATTAAAGCTGGTGATTTAATCAAACAAATTGCTCCGTTAGTTGGCGGCGGTGGTGGTGGCCGTCCAGATTTAGCCCAAGCAGGCGGTAAAAAACCAGCAGGGATTCAAGCAGCATTAGCAGCAGCTAAGAAATGGTTAACGGAACGTTAA
- a CDS encoding DHH family phosphoesterase: MAIEQEIFKKIVEFSTIIIHRHQRPDPDAYGSQGGLAEVLQTAFPEKKIYAVGENIHGLKWINQPVEIDPQIYQNALVIVTDTANQPRVDGQLYKQGKFLIKIDHHPNEDPYGDLCWVKADASSCSEMIVDFVNAVEKLQLTAAAAKMLYAGIIGDTGRFMYDATTPHTMRVAAQLMEYDFDQSAVNRKLDDISLPVARLAAYVYQNMQITEHQAAYIVLTREIMEKFALKDEGTAPIVPLPGKIIGVKCWTIIVQQKDHSFRLRIRSKGPIINELAKEYHGGGHPLASGAVMADESGIPAYIKKLDAIAASYTGEEND; this comes from the coding sequence GTGGCTATTGAACAGGAGATTTTTAAGAAAATTGTAGAATTTTCCACTATTATTATTCATCGACATCAGCGTCCAGATCCTGATGCCTATGGTTCTCAAGGCGGATTAGCAGAAGTTTTGCAAACAGCTTTTCCAGAAAAAAAGATTTATGCAGTTGGTGAAAATATTCATGGACTCAAATGGATTAATCAACCCGTGGAAATTGACCCACAAATTTATCAAAATGCTTTGGTGATCGTTACCGATACAGCTAATCAACCTCGAGTAGATGGTCAGCTGTATAAACAAGGAAAGTTTTTAATTAAAATTGACCATCATCCTAACGAGGATCCCTATGGTGATTTATGTTGGGTCAAAGCGGATGCTTCAAGTTGTTCGGAGATGATAGTGGATTTTGTAAATGCCGTTGAAAAGCTTCAATTAACAGCAGCGGCTGCAAAAATGCTTTATGCGGGAATTATTGGTGATACTGGACGTTTTATGTATGATGCAACAACACCGCATACAATGCGGGTAGCAGCTCAGCTGATGGAATATGATTTTGATCAATCAGCAGTTAATCGCAAATTAGATGATATTTCATTACCAGTGGCACGCTTAGCTGCTTATGTCTATCAAAATATGCAAATTACTGAACATCAGGCAGCCTATATTGTTTTGACTCGAGAAATTATGGAAAAGTTTGCCTTAAAGGATGAGGGAACGGCTCCAATTGTTCCATTGCCCGGTAAAATAATCGGAGTTAAGTGCTGGACGATCATTGTGCAGCAAAAAGATCATAGTTTTCGATTAAGAATTCGTTCAAAGGGCCCGATTATTAATGAATTAGCCAAAGAATACCATGGCGGCGGGCATCCATTAGCTAGCGGAGCAGTTATGGCTGATGAAAGTGGAATCCCCGCTTATATTAAGAAGCTTGATGCAATTGCAGCAAGTTATACAGGAGAAGAGAATGACTGA
- the accD gene encoding acetyl-CoA carboxylase, carboxyltransferase subunit beta, with translation MQLFDELKTLGQKHIKADKQASQKVPSGLWQACPKCHQSFYYKDLGQYKTCPNCHYGFRVTARERLGWLTDHFEEFDSDLATTDPLNFPNYSKKLEKARQLTKLNDSVLTGKAVINSQLVMLGIMDPDFIMGSLGTIAGEKLTRLFEKALQEKLPVILCTASGGARMQEGIFSLMQMAKVSAAVKRHSAAGLLYIAVLTDPTTGGVTASFAMQADITLAEPRALIGFAGKRVIEQTTCQRIPDDLQDAESVQAHGFVDQIVARENLKDQLTWLLKFHQVREDAHG, from the coding sequence GTGCAGTTATTTGATGAACTGAAGACTTTGGGACAAAAGCATATTAAAGCTGATAAGCAAGCCAGCCAAAAGGTTCCATCCGGACTATGGCAAGCCTGTCCCAAATGCCACCAATCTTTTTACTATAAAGATTTGGGACAATATAAAACTTGTCCCAATTGCCACTATGGTTTTCGTGTTACAGCTCGCGAGCGTCTTGGCTGGCTAACGGATCATTTCGAAGAATTTGATAGTGATTTAGCGACAACAGATCCGTTAAATTTCCCAAATTACAGTAAAAAGCTTGAGAAAGCTCGTCAACTGACAAAATTAAATGATTCGGTGTTAACCGGCAAAGCAGTGATTAATAGTCAGCTAGTCATGTTAGGTATTATGGATCCTGATTTTATTATGGGTTCATTAGGCACTATTGCGGGAGAAAAACTAACCCGCTTATTTGAAAAAGCGTTGCAAGAAAAATTACCGGTTATTCTATGTACAGCTTCTGGTGGTGCGCGAATGCAAGAAGGAATCTTTTCACTAATGCAGATGGCAAAAGTTTCTGCTGCGGTTAAGCGCCACTCAGCAGCTGGCTTATTGTATATAGCCGTTTTAACCGATCCAACAACTGGTGGGGTAACCGCTAGTTTTGCGATGCAGGCTGATATTACACTTGCGGAGCCACGTGCTTTAATCGGTTTTGCGGGAAAACGAGTAATCGAACAAACAACTTGTCAACGGATTCCTGATGATTTGCAGGATGCAGAATCGGTTCAAGCGCATGGCTTCGTTGATCAAATTGTTGCTCGCGAAAATTTGAAAGACCAATTGACATGGTTGCTTAAGTTTCATCAAGTCAGGGAGGATGCTCATGGCTAG
- the zwf gene encoding glucose-6-phosphate dehydrogenase: MSTKQQALFIIFGGTGDLAKRKLYPALFALYQKGIINEHFAVIGTARRPWTDQHFQAVVCESLPEQDTTAAKKFAAHFYYQSHNVNDTEHYVTLKKLAQKLDKKYQIGGNRLFYLAMSPRFFGTIAQHLKSQEIVTADGYNRVIIEKPFGHDYQSAAELNQSISKYFSEDDVFRIDHYLGKEMVQNILAIRFGNNIFNSLWNNRYIDNLQITLSESLGVEERAGYYETAGALRDMVQNHILQIVSLLTMKMPTTYSEADIRREKICALKALKVYQPQEVAENFVRAQYQAANGLKGYRQEDQIASDSQTETFVAGKLKVASENFAGVPIYIRTGKRLRQKATRIDVIFKPVPGNIFADQNLADNILTIKVEPEGKVSLQVNVKKIGQGYQLQEQQLDLSPENRNGQQIAEAYEKLLLDALAGDATNFTHWEEVAYSWKFVDAIRQAWDNSQQPLVEYPCGSMGPKQADELLAIDHRHWIY, from the coding sequence ATGAGTACAAAACAACAAGCACTCTTTATTATCTTTGGAGGAACTGGGGATTTGGCTAAGCGCAAGCTTTATCCGGCTTTATTTGCCCTCTATCAAAAAGGTATTATTAATGAACATTTCGCCGTAATCGGCACTGCGCGGCGACCGTGGACAGATCAGCATTTTCAAGCAGTTGTTTGTGAGTCTTTGCCAGAACAAGATACGACAGCGGCCAAAAAATTTGCGGCGCATTTTTATTATCAATCACACAATGTGAATGACACTGAGCATTATGTGACTTTAAAAAAATTGGCTCAAAAATTAGATAAAAAATATCAAATTGGTGGCAATCGCTTGTTTTATTTAGCGATGTCTCCGCGCTTTTTTGGTACAATTGCTCAACATTTGAAGTCACAGGAGATAGTGACAGCAGATGGATACAATCGAGTAATTATTGAAAAACCATTTGGACATGATTATCAAAGTGCCGCTGAACTGAATCAATCAATTAGTAAGTACTTCAGCGAAGACGATGTTTTCCGAATTGATCATTATTTGGGCAAAGAAATGGTCCAAAATATTTTAGCAATTAGATTTGGCAATAATATATTCAATTCTCTGTGGAATAATCGTTATATTGATAATTTACAAATTACGCTTAGTGAATCGCTTGGGGTTGAGGAACGAGCTGGGTACTATGAAACTGCTGGTGCTTTACGAGATATGGTGCAAAACCACATTTTGCAAATTGTTTCTTTATTGACAATGAAAATGCCAACGACTTACAGTGAAGCTGATATTCGGCGCGAAAAGATCTGTGCTCTGAAAGCACTTAAAGTCTATCAACCACAGGAAGTGGCAGAAAATTTTGTGCGGGCTCAATATCAAGCAGCTAATGGCTTGAAGGGCTATCGGCAAGAAGATCAGATTGCATCGGATTCACAAACAGAAACTTTTGTGGCTGGAAAGTTGAAAGTTGCCAGTGAGAACTTTGCTGGAGTACCAATTTATATTCGGACTGGCAAGCGTCTGCGACAAAAAGCGACACGAATTGATGTTATTTTTAAACCTGTCCCAGGCAATATTTTTGCGGATCAAAATTTAGCGGACAACATTTTGACGATTAAAGTGGAACCAGAAGGTAAAGTCAGCTTGCAGGTTAATGTCAAAAAAATTGGTCAAGGCTATCAGCTCCAAGAGCAACAACTTGATTTGTCACCGGAAAATCGTAACGGTCAGCAGATTGCAGAAGCTTATGAAAAGTTGCTGTTGGATGCTTTAGCTGGAGACGCAACCAATTTCACTCACTGGGAAGAAGTAGCATATTCATGGAAGTTTGTCGATGCGATTCGTCAAGCTTGGGATAATAGTCAACAACCATTGGTGGAATATCCTTGTGGTTCGATGGGTCCCAAACAAGCTGATGAACTGTTGGCCATCGATCATCGCCACTGGATTTATTAA
- the fabI gene encoding enoyl-ACP reductase FabI gives MSDLLKNKKILIMGVANKRSIAWGCAQAMTANGAEVIYTYQNQRMKKSIKKLVTDESHLVECDVASDDSLKTAFNEIKEKFGKIDGLVHAIAFANKDELAGDIMNTSRQGYALAQDISAYSLLAVAKHAQPLLKNPGSIVTLTYFGSERAIPNYNVMGVAKAALEANVRYLARDMAKYGVRVNAISAGAVKTLAVTGVKDHGELLKMSEERTVDGKSVTTEEIGNTAAFLVSDLATGVVGDTIYVDKGVHLI, from the coding sequence ATGAGCGATTTACTTAAAAATAAAAAAATTTTAATCATGGGGGTTGCCAATAAACGCAGTATTGCTTGGGGGTGTGCCCAAGCGATGACCGCTAATGGTGCTGAAGTGATCTATACTTATCAGAACCAGAGAATGAAAAAAAGTATTAAAAAATTAGTCACTGATGAATCACACTTAGTTGAATGTGATGTTGCTAGTGATGACAGTTTAAAGACAGCTTTTAATGAAATCAAAGAAAAATTTGGCAAGATTGATGGTTTAGTTCATGCAATTGCATTTGCCAACAAAGACGAATTAGCTGGTGATATTATGAATACTTCACGTCAGGGATATGCTTTAGCGCAGGATATTTCGGCTTATTCTTTGTTAGCTGTAGCCAAGCATGCTCAACCACTGTTGAAAAATCCTGGTAGCATCGTTACTTTAACTTACTTTGGTTCAGAAAGAGCAATTCCAAATTATAATGTAATGGGAGTAGCTAAAGCTGCTTTGGAAGCCAATGTTCGTTATTTAGCTCGTGATATGGCTAAATACGGGGTTCGAGTAAATGCAATTTCAGCTGGAGCAGTCAAAACTTTGGCAGTTACTGGAGTTAAAGATCACGGGGAATTGTTAAAAATGTCAGAAGAAAGAACAGTTGATGGAAAATCAGTGACAACTGAAGAAATTGGCAACACAGCAGCATTTTTAGTCAGTGATTTAGCAACTGGAGTGGTTGGTGACACAATTTATGTTGATAAAGGAGTTCATTTAATTTAA
- the accA gene encoding carboxyltransferase subunit alpha: MASLLDRKKTAAQVVALARSDEKISAQVLLKGIFTEFTEFHGDRGFADDPAIIGGLAYLNEQPVTVIATNKGQTPEEKLQTHFGCPEPAGYRKALRLAQQAAKFQRPVIFLVNTAGAYPGKSAEENGQGEAIARNLLEFSTLPTPIISVIYGEGGSGGALALACGDRVWMLENSTYSVLSPEGFAAILWKDSSRADEAAEVLQLTPEKLLQQKIIEGIIPESHSQRRLCRAIKKTITTEMMQLQQLKTTQLLEQRRLRFRKF, encoded by the coding sequence ATGGCTAGTTTATTAGATCGAAAAAAAACCGCAGCCCAAGTTGTAGCTCTGGCTCGTAGCGATGAAAAGATTTCTGCTCAAGTATTGTTAAAAGGAATTTTTACAGAATTTACTGAATTTCATGGCGATCGTGGCTTTGCAGATGATCCTGCAATTATTGGCGGTTTAGCCTATTTAAACGAACAACCAGTAACAGTAATTGCGACCAATAAGGGTCAAACACCAGAAGAAAAACTGCAAACGCATTTTGGTTGTCCTGAACCAGCAGGTTATCGTAAAGCTTTAAGATTAGCTCAACAAGCAGCTAAGTTTCAGCGGCCAGTAATTTTTTTAGTTAATACAGCAGGAGCTTATCCAGGCAAATCTGCTGAAGAAAATGGTCAGGGAGAAGCAATCGCTCGCAACTTATTGGAGTTCAGCACATTACCGACACCAATTATTTCTGTTATCTATGGTGAAGGTGGTAGCGGTGGAGCATTAGCATTAGCTTGTGGTGATCGTGTTTGGATGCTGGAAAATAGCACTTATTCGGTTCTTTCGCCTGAAGGCTTTGCGGCTATTTTATGGAAGGATAGCTCAAGGGCTGACGAAGCAGCAGAAGTTTTGCAATTGACGCCTGAAAAATTGCTACAGCAGAAAATAATTGAAGGAATTATTCCAGAAAGCCACTCACAACGTCGCCTTTGTCGTGCGATTAAAAAAACAATTACAACAGAAATGATGCAGTTGCAACAATTGAAAACGACGCAATTACTTGAACAACGACGCTTGCGTTTTCGTAAGTTTTGA
- a CDS encoding metal-dependent hydrolase has protein sequence MKGIWHGHAVLEFITASKQKILIDPFITGNPQTDLKVADCQPNYILLTHAHADHVGDTIKIAQQSHAVVIAIAELANYLQQQGLETIGINYGGSVVTEFGSFKMVPAWHTSALPQPNGNSLPLGAAAGFELHLDHRVIYVAGDTCLFSDMKLINHGHGVDLACLPIGDHFTMGPQDALLAAEFVKAKQVLPTHFNTFPPIQQDVQAFLQQLPADTGLNVQIGETFKF, from the coding sequence ATGAAGGGAATTTGGCATGGTCATGCAGTTTTAGAATTTATTACTGCAAGCAAACAGAAAATCTTAATTGATCCGTTCATTACAGGTAATCCCCAAACCGATTTAAAAGTAGCGGATTGTCAGCCAAATTATATTTTATTAACTCACGCTCATGCAGATCATGTTGGTGATACGATTAAAATTGCTCAGCAAAGTCATGCGGTCGTAATTGCAATTGCTGAACTGGCCAATTATTTGCAACAGCAAGGTTTGGAAACAATTGGTATCAATTATGGTGGTAGTGTTGTAACTGAATTTGGTAGTTTTAAAATGGTACCAGCCTGGCATACATCGGCATTGCCACAACCTAATGGTAACTCTTTACCATTAGGTGCAGCTGCTGGCTTTGAATTGCATCTGGATCACCGCGTAATTTATGTTGCTGGTGATACCTGCTTATTTTCAGATATGAAATTAATCAATCATGGTCATGGTGTTGATTTAGCATGTTTGCCAATTGGGGATCATTTTACAATGGGCCCCCAAGATGCCTTACTTGCAGCTGAATTTGTTAAGGCGAAACAGGTATTACCGACACATTTCAATACTTTTCCACCAATTCAACAAGATGTTCAGGCTTTTTTACAACAGTTACCTGCTGATACTGGACTAAATGTCCAGATTGGCGAAACTTTTAAATTTTAA
- the accC gene encoding acetyl-CoA carboxylase biotin carboxylase subunit: MFNKVLVANRGEIAVRIIRSLKELGIKTVAIYSQEDRESLHVQLADEAVCVGPAKPQDSYLNMRNILSAAVGTGAQAIHPGFGFLSENSRFVEMCEDCGITFIGPRSETIDLMGNKAHARSQMRASGVPVIPGSNGFVADVTIAKQIAEKIGFPILLKAAAGGGGKGIRRVDQADQLEKAFGEAQREAQNAFGDGRMYVEKVMGNVKHIEVQILRDHQGNTIYFPERDCSLQRGKQKVIEESPCEMITDQQRKFLGEAAVKAANAIDYINTGTLEFLMDQQHQFYFMEMNTRIQVEHTVSEMVTGIDIVKQQVKIAAGESLKYQQKDVVCQGHAIECRINAEDPIHDFRPAVGTVNYLYFPVGNLGMRIDSALYAGSKISPFYDSMIAKVIALGENRTAAIQKLKRLLNEMIINGIQTNQDFHLALLNDQTFIDGNFTTDYLEKEFLPRWKREAD; encoded by the coding sequence TTGTTTAACAAAGTCCTCGTAGCTAATCGAGGTGAAATTGCGGTTCGGATTATCCGTTCTTTAAAAGAACTGGGGATCAAAACAGTAGCTATTTATTCACAAGAGGATCGAGAAAGTCTTCATGTTCAGTTGGCTGATGAGGCTGTTTGTGTTGGACCGGCTAAACCGCAAGATTCGTATTTAAATATGCGCAATATTTTGAGTGCTGCAGTTGGTACCGGTGCTCAAGCGATACACCCGGGATTTGGCTTTTTATCAGAAAACAGCCGGTTTGTGGAAATGTGTGAGGATTGCGGGATAACCTTTATTGGACCACGCTCGGAAACTATCGATTTAATGGGGAATAAGGCTCATGCTCGTTCGCAAATGCGAGCTAGTGGAGTACCCGTTATTCCAGGAAGCAATGGTTTTGTGGCTGATGTGACAATCGCCAAACAGATTGCTGAAAAAATTGGTTTTCCAATTTTACTGAAAGCGGCAGCTGGTGGTGGTGGTAAGGGAATTCGTCGAGTTGACCAAGCGGATCAATTGGAAAAAGCTTTTGGAGAAGCGCAACGTGAAGCACAGAATGCTTTTGGTGATGGCCGAATGTATGTTGAAAAGGTAATGGGAAACGTCAAACATATTGAGGTTCAAATTTTACGTGATCATCAGGGAAATACGATTTATTTTCCAGAACGTGATTGTTCTTTGCAACGTGGAAAACAAAAGGTTATCGAAGAGAGTCCTTGTGAGATGATTACTGATCAGCAGCGGAAGTTTTTGGGTGAAGCAGCGGTCAAAGCAGCAAATGCGATTGACTATATTAATACTGGTACCTTGGAGTTCTTAATGGATCAGCAACATCAGTTTTATTTTATGGAAATGAATACGCGAATTCAGGTTGAACATACTGTTTCAGAAATGGTGACTGGAATCGATATAGTCAAGCAGCAAGTCAAAATTGCTGCAGGTGAGTCATTGAAATATCAACAAAAAGATGTTGTCTGTCAGGGGCATGCAATTGAGTGTCGAATTAATGCTGAAGATCCAATTCATGATTTCCGACCAGCTGTTGGTACCGTCAATTATTTATATTTTCCAGTTGGTAATTTAGGAATGCGAATAGATTCAGCTCTGTATGCAGGCTCGAAAATTTCGCCATTCTATGATTCGATGATTGCCAAAGTAATTGCTTTAGGCGAAAATCGGACAGCTGCAATTCAAAAACTTAAACGACTGTTAAATGAAATGATTATCAATGGAATTCAAACAAATCAGGATTTTCATTTAGCGTTATTAAATGATCAAACTTTTATTGATGGTAATTTTACAACAGATTATCTCGAAAAAGAATTTTTGCCGCGATGGAAAAGGGAGGCTGACTAA